The following proteins are encoded in a genomic region of Roseinatronobacter sp. S2:
- the arsB gene encoding ACR3 family arsenite efflux transporter, with amino-acid sequence MPIFERYLSVWVALAIVAGLALGQIAPALVNALASLEYGSINFVVAVLIWFMVYPMMVGVDFTSLARVHERPKGLIITLTVNWLIKPFTMAALGVLFFEYVFAPFIEPGTAGQYIAGMILLGAAPCTAMVFVWSQLTKGDPNYTLVQVSLNDVIMIFAFAPIVALLLGVTDITVPWETLVLSVVLYIVVPLTAGVITRLYMTRGARSVAEGETAVAAFTARVKPFSIIGLLATVVLLFGFQGEVILDRPLIIVLIAIPLLIQSYGMFAVAYWAAKAWRVPHKVAAPCALIGTSNFFELAVAVAIGLFGLNSIAALVTVVGVLVEVPVMLSLVWFANRTKHWFPLEETPIRTAKTKEQN; translated from the coding sequence ATGCCTATTTTTGAACGTTACCTTTCGGTCTGGGTTGCCCTTGCCATAGTTGCGGGGCTGGCGCTTGGCCAGATCGCGCCCGCGCTGGTGAATGCGCTGGCAAGCCTTGAATATGGCTCGATCAATTTCGTGGTCGCGGTGCTGATCTGGTTCATGGTCTATCCGATGATGGTGGGGGTGGATTTCACATCGCTTGCCCGCGTGCATGAACGCCCCAAGGGGCTGATCATTACGCTAACCGTCAACTGGCTGATAAAGCCCTTCACCATGGCCGCCCTTGGCGTGCTGTTTTTCGAGTATGTCTTTGCACCCTTTATTGAGCCGGGCACCGCAGGCCAGTATATCGCAGGCATGATCCTTCTGGGTGCTGCCCCCTGCACCGCGATGGTGTTCGTGTGGTCGCAACTGACCAAGGGGGACCCGAATTACACATTGGTGCAGGTGTCACTGAATGATGTGATCATGATCTTCGCCTTCGCGCCCATCGTGGCGCTGCTGCTGGGCGTGACCGACATAACCGTGCCATGGGAAACGCTGGTGCTGTCGGTGGTGCTGTATATTGTGGTGCCGCTGACGGCGGGCGTGATCACGCGGCTTTATATGACACGCGGCGCGCGGAGTGTGGCCGAAGGGGAAACCGCTGTGGCCGCATTCACTGCGCGCGTCAAACCCTTCTCGATCATCGGGCTGCTGGCGACGGTCGTGCTGCTGTTCGGTTTTCAGGGCGAGGTGATCCTTGACCGGCCCCTGATCATCGTGCTGATCGCCATTCCGCTGCTGATCCAGTCCTACGGCATGTTCGCGGTCGCCTATTGGGCCGCGAAAGCGTGGCGTGTGCCGCATAAGGTCGCGGCCCCCTGCGCGCTGATTGGCACATCGAATTTCTTTGAACTGGCGGTGGCGGTGGCAATCGGGCTGTTCGGCCTGAATTCCATTGCGGCCCTTGTCACTGTCGTGGGCGTGCTGGTCGAAGTGCCGGTGATGCTGTCGCTGGTGTGGTTCGCCAACCGCACGAAACACTGGTTCCCGCTTGAGGAAACCCCGATCCGCACAGCCAAAACGAAGGAGCAGAACTGA
- a CDS encoding universal stress protein, whose amino-acid sequence MAKSAADGGADLIVIGKQRQGWVESRTIGSTATNLCEIARRPVLVVPLQNKKA is encoded by the coding sequence ATCGCAAAGTCTGCGGCAGATGGCGGTGCCGATCTGATCGTTATCGGCAAGCAGCGACAGGGCTGGGTCGAAAGCCGGACCATCGGATCGACCGCAACCAACCTGTGCGAAATCGCGCGCCGTCCCGTGTTGGTGGTGCCCCTGCAAAACAAGAAGGCGTAA
- a CDS encoding arsenate reductase ArsC, with product MKILFLCVANSARSQMAEGLARAMLPKNVEIASAGSAPGQVNPLAIKALAEIDIDISGQWSKPLEDVAVEAADLIVTLCAEEVCPYVPGEVQRLHWPVIDPAASGNIAAFRAARDQIRDKIAGLGL from the coding sequence ATGAAGATCCTGTTTCTCTGCGTCGCAAATTCCGCGCGTAGCCAGATGGCCGAAGGCCTGGCCCGCGCGATGCTGCCCAAGAATGTCGAGATCGCCAGCGCCGGTTCCGCACCCGGACAGGTGAACCCGCTGGCGATCAAGGCGCTTGCGGAGATCGATATCGACATCTCTGGGCAGTGGTCAAAACCACTGGAAGACGTCGCCGTTGAGGCCGCCGATCTGATCGTGACACTATGTGCGGAAGAGGTCTGCCCGTATGTGCCCGGCGAAGTTCAACGCTTGCACTGGCCTGTCATCGACCCCGCAGCGTCTGGCAATATCGCGGCCTTCCGTGCCGCACGCGATCAGATCCGGGACAAGATTGCAGGTTTAGGGCTTTGA
- a CDS encoding PhnD/SsuA/transferrin family substrate-binding protein produces MMRLQRRKVLVAAGLALLSAPMVLRAQPVPFRFGLTPVFLDNDWQLLDFLRAHLSTKMGGEVEFLQRRTYKEVTALLLMGEIDAAWLCGYPLLQNSERLSALALPVWQGQPNYSAKIITSKGRTAQYLEDLRGDIHAYSDPDSNSGHLVTVSELLKQNHRPEAFFARSFFTYGHRNVVRAVARGLAQSGSVDGYVYEAMQRAEPELVARTHVLWESEQFGFPPIVVAREALDSGPAQSFFTALTTMQESDAGQAALQMLQLDGFAAPDAHSFDQIAARMRIVAERG; encoded by the coding sequence ATGATGCGGCTTCAACGACGCAAGGTCTTGGTGGCGGCAGGCTTAGCGCTGCTGTCCGCCCCCATGGTGCTGCGCGCGCAGCCCGTGCCGTTCAGGTTTGGCCTGACCCCTGTGTTTCTGGACAATGACTGGCAATTGCTGGACTTTCTGCGCGCACATCTAAGCACCAAGATGGGTGGCGAGGTGGAGTTCCTTCAGCGCCGCACCTACAAGGAAGTCACAGCCCTTTTGTTGATGGGCGAGATTGATGCGGCGTGGCTGTGCGGCTATCCTTTGCTTCAGAATAGTGAAAGGCTGTCCGCGTTGGCGCTGCCAGTATGGCAGGGCCAGCCGAATTACAGCGCAAAGATCATCACGAGTAAGGGACGCACTGCGCAGTATCTGGAGGATCTGCGCGGCGATATTCATGCTTATTCCGATCCGGATTCCAATTCCGGCCATCTGGTCACAGTTTCGGAACTGCTAAAGCAAAACCACCGTCCCGAAGCGTTCTTTGCGCGCAGCTTCTTCACCTATGGTCACCGCAATGTCGTGCGTGCCGTCGCGCGTGGTCTTGCGCAATCGGGCAGTGTGGATGGCTATGTTTATGAGGCCATGCAACGCGCAGAGCCCGAGCTTGTGGCGCGAACCCATGTCTTGTGGGAATCGGAACAGTTTGGATTTCCACCCATTGTGGTGGCCCGTGAAGCCTTGGACAGTGGTCCCGCGCAAAGTTTCTTTACCGCGCTCACGACCATGCAAGAAAGCGATGCCGGACAGGCGGCGCTGCAGATGCTGCAGCTGGATGGGTTCGCTGCACCTGACGCACACAGCTTTGATCAGATCGCCGCGCGGATGCGGATTGTGGCAGAGCGAGGCTGA
- a CDS encoding sensor histidine kinase, whose amino-acid sequence MRGFHLPVMVKGPLLAAGLLVLVGILASHLVLRALVNTQERHLREMALLEFAGVEATIGPFVVRDDIWEMFDLLDRVTQREGALRPLQATLIDPLGRVTVSTAPEINPLGAQRASMIAAATPVTAPQYDLSNGTIALSKVMQYQNRPLGQVIIEFDTTGFVTERTRTAAILIAGNAIATLIAALLGFWLMRRVLRPVARLTDEMGRSSDALTPIPDAAIPRRNPEVAKLYDTYNGLIRAVAERDATTRRLADRERFVSLGRLAGTLAHEVNNPLGGLLNTVDTLRTYPDRADVVKNSADLLDRGLRHMRDVVRATLDVHRDAPERRSLALADLEDLNLLIRPEAEGRGQHLHWEITLPEDCVAHLPAGPVRQIVLNLLLNASSAAGYGGEIGLRLDREGAFVRLAIQDSGPGLPDHLHPRLLSDAPVAPGGGVGLRLVRELVQDMGGQITLGQSPQGLQEIQVYLPCAGVGGQDA is encoded by the coding sequence GTGCGCGGGTTTCACCTTCCCGTTATGGTCAAGGGGCCGCTTCTGGCGGCGGGGCTGTTGGTGCTGGTGGGCATTCTGGCCTCGCATCTGGTGTTGCGCGCGCTGGTGAACACACAAGAGCGGCACTTGCGCGAAATGGCGCTGCTGGAGTTTGCAGGCGTCGAGGCGACGATCGGCCCCTTCGTGGTGCGCGATGATATCTGGGAAATGTTCGACCTGCTGGATCGTGTTACCCAGCGCGAGGGTGCGCTCAGACCGCTGCAGGCGACGCTTATTGATCCCCTTGGGCGCGTCACTGTATCGACCGCGCCTGAAATAAACCCGCTTGGTGCGCAGCGTGCCAGCATGATCGCGGCGGCCACGCCCGTGACGGCACCGCAGTATGACCTGAGCAACGGCACTATCGCACTCTCGAAGGTCATGCAGTATCAGAACCGGCCACTCGGACAGGTGATTATAGAGTTTGATACCACTGGTTTTGTTACGGAACGGACACGCACCGCCGCAATCCTGATCGCGGGCAATGCAATCGCAACCCTGATTGCAGCACTCTTGGGCTTTTGGTTGATGCGCCGCGTGCTGCGCCCGGTTGCACGGCTGACCGACGAGATGGGGCGCAGCAGTGATGCACTGACACCCATTCCGGATGCTGCGATCCCGCGTCGAAACCCCGAAGTCGCGAAACTCTATGACACCTATAACGGATTGATCCGCGCGGTGGCAGAGCGCGACGCCACAACAAGGCGTCTGGCGGACCGCGAACGGTTTGTCAGCCTTGGGCGGCTTGCCGGCACGCTGGCGCATGAGGTCAACAACCCGCTGGGCGGATTGCTGAACACTGTGGACACGCTGCGCACCTATCCAGATCGCGCCGATGTGGTCAAAAATTCGGCAGATTTGCTGGATCGCGGGCTGCGGCACATGCGCGATGTCGTGCGCGCCACATTGGATGTTCACCGCGACGCGCCAGAGCGCAGGTCGCTGGCGCTGGCCGATCTTGAAGATCTGAACCTGCTGATCCGTCCGGAGGCCGAGGGGCGCGGCCAGCACCTGCATTGGGAAATCACGCTGCCCGAAGACTGTGTGGCCCATCTGCCCGCAGGGCCAGTGCGCCAGATTGTCCTGAACCTGCTGCTCAACGCATCCTCGGCTGCGGGGTATGGTGGCGAAATCGGGTTAAGGCTGGATCGTGAAGGTGCTTTCGTCCGGCTGGCCATACAAGACAGCGGCCCCGGATTGCCCGATCATTTGCACCCGCGTCTGTTATCCGACGCACCTGTGGCGCCGGGCGGGGGGGTCGGATTGCGGCTCGTGCGCGAGTTGGTTCAGGACATGGGCGGGCAGATAACCTTGGGGCAATCACCGCAGGGCTTGCAGGAAATTCAGGTGTATCTGCCCTGCGCAGGCGTTGGGGGGCAGGATGCTTGA
- a CDS encoding sigma-54 dependent transcriptional regulator — protein sequence MLEGRTIALVEDDEIMGGSLEQRLKLEGARVVWFKGYQRALGGLRTPHRPFDAVICDIRLGDGSGEDLFLKLGETTLPPPFLFMTGQASADQAVRLLRSGAADYLTKPFDMGQLLERLSLLIAPGFEGDGPGFGPSKAARQIDERIRRLARTEGSVLILGESGTGKRAAAERLHARSERSAAPFIGVDLSRIAGDQHAARLFGAGGAIEQAGQGILLLERLGEASDAVQAQLLAAIWAARTEGMRLVATEDDTARDKLRPDLFFHLSPLTLRIPPLRDRPEDALWMMTRMFDGMNRRRDTPLKGISTQAEAMALRHDWRGNGREIRARLAQSMALAQGEMIMPADLFPDMAATPDQGFATLAEARDQAERVQIQRALDQCAGSMAAAAKLLGVGRTTLWEKMQKLGVERPIEDVRKPEQDRQ from the coding sequence ATGCTTGAAGGCCGCACCATAGCCTTGGTCGAGGATGATGAGATCATGGGCGGCTCGCTGGAACAGCGTTTGAAGCTGGAAGGTGCGCGCGTGGTCTGGTTCAAGGGCTATCAGCGCGCGCTTGGCGGGCTGCGCACACCACACCGCCCCTTTGATGCCGTGATCTGCGATATCCGCTTGGGGGATGGGTCGGGTGAAGACCTGTTTTTGAAGCTTGGGGAAACCACCCTGCCGCCGCCATTTCTGTTCATGACCGGGCAGGCCAGCGCCGATCAGGCGGTGCGGTTGTTGCGTTCGGGTGCGGCGGATTATCTGACCAAGCCGTTTGATATGGGGCAGTTGCTGGAACGCCTGTCGTTGCTGATTGCGCCAGGGTTTGAGGGTGACGGGCCGGGATTCGGTCCCTCGAAAGCCGCGCGCCAGATCGATGAGAGGATCAGGCGGCTGGCACGAACAGAGGGGTCAGTGCTCATACTCGGTGAAAGTGGCACCGGCAAGCGGGCAGCAGCGGAGCGACTGCATGCACGCTCTGAACGGTCTGCTGCGCCGTTCATCGGTGTCGATCTGTCGCGCATAGCTGGCGACCAGCACGCCGCGCGTCTGTTCGGGGCAGGCGGCGCCATAGAGCAGGCGGGGCAAGGTATTCTGCTGCTGGAACGTCTGGGCGAGGCCAGCGATGCGGTTCAGGCACAGCTTCTGGCCGCGATCTGGGCGGCACGCACGGAGGGTATGCGTCTGGTGGCAACCGAGGACGACACTGCGCGCGACAAGCTGCGGCCCGATCTGTTCTTTCACCTCAGCCCGTTGACCCTGCGCATCCCGCCCTTGCGCGACCGGCCCGAGGACGCTTTATGGATGATGACCCGTATGTTCGACGGTATGAACCGCCGTCGCGACACACCACTTAAAGGGATATCAACGCAGGCCGAGGCGATGGCGTTGCGCCATGACTGGCGCGGGAATGGCCGCGAAATTCGCGCACGGCTGGCGCAGTCTATGGCGCTGGCGCAGGGCGAAATGATCATGCCCGCTGATCTGTTCCCTGACATGGCTGCGACACCAGATCAGGGCTTTGCCACCTTGGCCGAGGCGCGCGATCAGGCCGAGCGCGTGCAGATCCAGCGCGCGCTGGACCAATGCGCAGGCAGTATGGCGGCCGCAGCAAAGCTGCTGGGCGTGGGGCGCACGACGCTTTGGGAAAAGATGCAAAAGCTGGGTGTGGAACGGCCCATCGAGGATGTTCGGAAACCCGAACAAGACCGGCAGTAA
- a CDS encoding 4Fe-4S dicluster domain-containing protein → MEESAEIDLQDKLSLDAAACLTIRRPDAACTACADICPAQAIRIDARAIELDHDRCTGCARCVVACPTGALMLSVSLAKTAAPFECSRVAQSDRKSGAQVVPCLGGLSATQLLERMSRHGQVTLVDRGWCAGCPSGGCAQPWGDAVQSVQADLADLGHDAAGVQVIPAPTHSARARPAPQPRRPRQQAYSRRQLFRRLTTPAPAPDLSRVTTNQPFSGKVGTPALERRRDALCALHGADTLPAAIFPALDCTGIPDMRFAASLCPTHALTLTETADADSLTFDAALCIGCGDCEKADGLHLLTQGAGQYDGPVTLVRQIMADCPGCLRRFAPRAAQSKCDACHKDNDLAASAFGLMRRSQVPYGA, encoded by the coding sequence GTGGAGGAGAGTGCAGAAATTGATTTGCAGGACAAGCTGTCGCTGGATGCGGCCGCCTGCCTGACGATCCGCCGCCCCGATGCGGCCTGCACTGCCTGTGCGGATATCTGCCCCGCGCAAGCAATCAGGATTGATGCGCGCGCCATTGAGCTGGATCATGACCGCTGCACAGGTTGTGCGCGCTGTGTGGTGGCCTGCCCGACTGGCGCGCTTATGCTGTCTGTTTCGCTTGCGAAAACCGCTGCACCTTTTGAATGCAGCCGGGTTGCACAGTCAGATCGTAAGTCGGGCGCACAAGTCGTTCCCTGTCTGGGTGGCCTGTCTGCGACGCAGCTACTGGAACGCATGTCCAGGCATGGGCAGGTCACGCTGGTGGATCGCGGCTGGTGCGCGGGCTGCCCTTCGGGTGGCTGCGCGCAGCCTTGGGGGGATGCGGTGCAATCGGTGCAAGCTGATCTGGCCGATCTGGGCCATGATGCGGCGGGGGTGCAGGTCATCCCGGCCCCGACACACTCTGCCCGTGCACGACCGGCCCCGCAACCGCGCCGCCCCCGGCAACAAGCTTATTCCCGCCGCCAACTGTTCCGCCGCCTGACCACCCCAGCACCTGCGCCTGACCTAAGCCGGGTGACCACCAATCAGCCTTTCAGTGGCAAGGTGGGTACGCCCGCGCTGGAGCGTCGCCGCGATGCCTTGTGCGCGTTGCATGGCGCAGACACGCTGCCCGCCGCAATTTTCCCAGCGTTGGACTGCACCGGCATACCCGATATGCGGTTTGCCGCAAGCCTGTGCCCCACACATGCCCTGACCCTGACCGAGACAGCCGACGCAGATAGCCTGACATTCGACGCAGCACTGTGCATTGGCTGTGGCGATTGCGAAAAGGCGGATGGCCTCCACCTGCTTACGCAGGGCGCAGGGCAATATGACGGACCTGTGACGCTCGTTCGCCAGATCATGGCCGATTGCCCCGGTTGCCTGCGCCGGTTCGCGCCGCGCGCAGCCCAGAGCAAATGCGACGCCTGCCACAAAGATAATGATCTTGCTGCTTCGGCCTTTGGGCTGATGCGGCGTAGCCAAGTGCCCTACGGGGCCTGA
- a CDS encoding molybdopterin-dependent oxidoreductase, which produces MDKINSGISRRRFLATTGTGALTVTAVTVGMPGTGVENAPAQAQAALPNTKITKNICAQCPARCGIDVYTTDGRVHAIYGDTGNPIANGKLCPKGHWGTYFLYDPDRFKGPMRRTNPNKGRNEDPGFVPISWDEALDIVADRLNDLRDRGESHRFAHFYGRGWGPTDAGLYGDWGRLYGTPNSAIGHSSMCADGSKRAKQATDGNNSYNSYDYANTNYILNFGASFLEAFRPYNYLMQMWGKMRSKSPQTRITSIDVRMSPTMAASDRAVYIKPGTDAAMALAVAHVILTEGLWDREFVGDFADGRNHFVTGEDISAAAQVAVTDPETGEVTTQAAEGSGFVDLWTHGMVRWWNEELKDRTPEWAESVTGVPASTIRAVAREFGTTRPAIALFERGPTSHSNGTYAGMAIHALNALVGSLYAEKGGLFYQMGPSYGGLPVSAADYMDDWAQNGAWKDQPRIDKAKTAEWPMVDSMMQEAGPNHLKGDPYKLDTAMFYYTNPIWSAPNPQVWEEALKDVFIIDTSPFPGETAMYADIVLPDHTYLERWQDSPTYPFEGWPMTALRVPAVDPIHDTKHFGDTLIEIGKRINGPMGDYYREIDNVENILRHLAKGFEDNPGDNGVNSFESWAEKGVWYKKPYHWHQRRGKFYEWDGEGYNVEMTPEDVKAKLLKTPSGKFEFVSGYLENHADYIERELGVPADRAGLIQWVTPVHSGGDDDLFLVSPKTPLHAEGRSGNIPHGIAIHQPIVGGKNTVYLEIHPDTARARGIGNGDRVRMTSAVGSIEAYCRFMPGHRRDTIVLPMEHGHWAQGRWAKGRLPGHSGDVTPNVSDPISGLASYYTGKVKLERV; this is translated from the coding sequence ATGGACAAAATCAACTCCGGGATCAGCCGCAGGCGGTTTCTGGCCACGACCGGAACCGGCGCGCTGACTGTGACTGCGGTGACAGTCGGCATGCCCGGCACAGGGGTGGAAAATGCCCCCGCGCAGGCGCAGGCCGCGCTACCCAACACCAAGATCACCAAGAATATCTGCGCGCAATGCCCCGCGCGTTGCGGCATTGACGTCTATACAACCGATGGTCGTGTGCATGCCATTTACGGCGATACCGGCAACCCGATTGCCAATGGCAAGTTGTGCCCCAAGGGGCATTGGGGCACTTATTTCCTGTATGACCCCGACCGCTTCAAAGGGCCGATGCGCCGGACCAACCCGAACAAGGGCCGCAATGAAGACCCCGGTTTTGTGCCGATCAGCTGGGACGAGGCGTTGGATATTGTCGCCGACCGCCTGAATGACCTGCGTGACCGCGGCGAAAGCCACCGTTTCGCGCATTTCTATGGCCGCGGCTGGGGGCCGACCGATGCGGGGCTTTATGGCGACTGGGGCAGGCTTTATGGCACGCCCAATTCGGCAATCGGGCATTCGTCCATGTGTGCCGACGGGTCGAAGCGCGCCAAGCAGGCAACCGATGGGAACAATTCCTACAATTCCTACGATTACGCCAACACCAACTACATCCTGAATTTCGGCGCGAGCTTTCTGGAAGCGTTTCGCCCCTATAACTACCTGATGCAGATGTGGGGCAAGATGCGGTCAAAAAGCCCGCAGACGCGCATTACATCAATCGATGTGCGCATGAGCCCGACCATGGCGGCGTCGGATCGCGCCGTCTATATCAAGCCCGGCACCGATGCGGCGATGGCCTTGGCCGTGGCGCATGTCATCCTGACCGAAGGCTTGTGGGACCGCGAATTCGTCGGCGATTTCGCTGACGGGCGCAATCATTTCGTCACCGGCGAGGATATCAGCGCGGCCGCGCAAGTGGCGGTGACCGACCCAGAGACCGGCGAAGTTACCACGCAAGCGGCCGAAGGCAGTGGTTTTGTGGACCTGTGGACGCATGGCATGGTTCGCTGGTGGAACGAGGAGTTGAAAGACCGCACCCCCGAATGGGCCGAGAGTGTTACCGGCGTGCCAGCGTCTACCATCCGCGCGGTTGCGCGCGAGTTTGGCACCACGCGGCCAGCAATTGCATTGTTCGAGCGCGGCCCGACGTCGCACAGCAACGGCACCTATGCAGGCATGGCGATCCACGCGCTTAACGCGCTGGTGGGCAGCTTGTATGCCGAAAAAGGCGGGTTGTTCTATCAGATGGGTCCATCCTATGGCGGCCTGCCGGTCAGCGCCGCCGACTATATGGATGATTGGGCACAAAACGGCGCGTGGAAAGATCAGCCGCGCATTGACAAGGCCAAAACTGCTGAATGGCCAATGGTTGACAGCATGATGCAGGAAGCCGGGCCAAACCACTTGAAGGGTGACCCCTACAAGCTGGACACGGCGATGTTCTACTACACCAACCCGATCTGGTCGGCCCCGAACCCGCAGGTCTGGGAAGAGGCGCTGAAGGATGTGTTCATCATCGACACCTCACCCTTCCCCGGCGAAACGGCGATGTATGCTGACATCGTTCTGCCCGATCACACCTATCTGGAACGTTGGCAGGACAGCCCGACCTACCCGTTTGAAGGCTGGCCAATGACCGCGCTGCGCGTGCCTGCGGTGGACCCGATCCATGACACCAAGCATTTTGGTGACACGCTGATAGAGATCGGCAAGCGCATTAACGGGCCGATGGGTGACTATTACCGCGAGATCGACAATGTCGAGAATATCCTGCGCCATCTGGCAAAGGGTTTCGAGGATAACCCCGGCGATAACGGGGTGAACAGTTTCGAGAGCTGGGCCGAAAAGGGGGTTTGGTATAAAAAGCCCTATCACTGGCACCAGCGGCGCGGCAAATTCTATGAATGGGACGGCGAAGGCTATAATGTCGAGATGACGCCGGAGGATGTGAAGGCAAAACTGCTGAAAACACCTTCCGGTAAATTCGAGTTCGTGTCGGGTTATCTGGAAAACCACGCGGATTATATCGAGCGCGAACTGGGTGTTCCGGCTGACCGCGCCGGCTTGATCCAATGGGTTACGCCGGTGCATTCCGGCGGCGATGACGACCTGTTCCTTGTCAGCCCCAAGACGCCTTTGCACGCGGAAGGCCGCAGCGGCAATATTCCGCATGGGATCGCAATTCACCAGCCCATCGTCGGCGGCAAGAACACGGTTTACCTGGAGATCCACCCCGATACAGCGCGGGCGCGCGGCATCGGGAATGGTGACCGGGTGCGCATGACTTCCGCGGTTGGTTCCATCGAAGCCTATTGCCGCTTCATGCCGGGTCATCGGCGCGACACCATCGTGCTGCCGATGGAGCATGGCCACTGGGCGCAAGGCCGATGGGCCAAGGGCCGGTTGCCGGGCCATTCCGGCGATGTCACCCCCAATGTATCCGATCCGATTTCAGGACTGGCCAGCTACTATACTGGCAAGGTCAAACTGGAACGGGTCTGA
- a CDS encoding 4Fe-4S dicluster domain-containing protein — protein sequence MTKWGMVIDLDKCTGCQACTTACAMENNTLPGENWQDVLYYSEGTYPTAKLTWLPRPCMQCENPSCVAVCPTKATYKDMDAGGIVFVDWNKCIGCKYCMIACPYGVRFYADEKPVVEPDIRDVFPGEGQLHAPPYQGPESDSVRGIGIQPKGVVSKCTFCYHKVSKAPEGVADLDEDNPDTKEYTPACVRTCPPKARYFGDLDNPESEVNRLIADQRGVRLKDHTGNRPQVYYLGSGADVPAYQSPKKT from the coding sequence ATGACGAAATGGGGAATGGTCATTGACCTTGACAAATGCACCGGCTGTCAGGCTTGCACGACCGCTTGTGCGATGGAAAACAACACGCTGCCCGGTGAAAACTGGCAAGATGTGCTGTATTACAGCGAAGGCACCTATCCGACCGCCAAGCTGACTTGGCTGCCGCGCCCGTGCATGCAATGCGAAAACCCGTCTTGCGTGGCAGTCTGCCCGACCAAGGCGACCTATAAGGACATGGATGCGGGCGGCATTGTATTCGTGGACTGGAACAAATGCATCGGTTGCAAATACTGCATGATCGCCTGCCCCTATGGCGTGCGTTTCTATGCCGATGAAAAGCCGGTGGTGGAACCTGATATCCGCGATGTCTTTCCGGGCGAGGGGCAGTTGCACGCGCCCCCTTATCAGGGACCGGAGAGCGACTCGGTGCGCGGGATCGGCATTCAGCCCAAAGGCGTGGTGTCAAAATGCACCTTTTGTTATCACAAGGTGTCCAAAGCCCCCGAAGGCGTGGCCGATCTGGACGAAGACAACCCGGACACCAAGGAATACACGCCCGCCTGCGTGCGCACCTGCCCGCCGAAAGCGCGCTATTTCGGCGATCTGGACAACCCCGAATCCGAAGTGAACCGCCTGATCGCGGACCAGCGCGGTGTCCGCCTGAAAGACCATACCGGCAACCGCCCGCAGGTCTATTATCTTGGCTCTGGCGCGGATGTGCCGGCCTATCAATCCCCAAAGAAAACCTGA